In Cotesia glomerata isolate CgM1 linkage group LG8, MPM_Cglom_v2.3, whole genome shotgun sequence, the sequence AAAcccgttaatttaaaaaaatgcatctACAAAAATGGCTTAACACTTGTGGTACCTCTCAGAGGAATTATCTGTTCTGTCATTATTTGATATGAGTGTCTCGTcagaaataaagaaaaaaaatgttacatCACTGAAATCGAATAATggcataaatataaataagaagCGTTACGAgataaaagacaaaaattttaaaaaaagatttgagCGACTTTGTATCTAAAGAATCTTTAGTTTTATTCGAACGGTTCAGATTGTGTACTCACTTTCTTAATGTAGAAATAACTTTACGGCCTACTCATGAAAGCTTTCAAaataatcttcaatttttcaattcattaaaaatcgTAAATGATGTTGCTGAAAGAAACATCGCGTTAATTTTCCAATATAATCAAAGTTTAACTAAACATGAGGAGCAGTTCCAAAGTTTATTACAAACTGTGAAAAAACATCGGCAGGATTATCCAGACTGTAgaataaaaactttattgCAGATTTCATGATAAGAAGTtactaaaattgttttatcatatcgtatattttattgttatttctgtttaatcgattaaaaagTCAAtcaaagtattattattaattgaaatggattattaatatatttaataaattgaatttatgataattttctaCCAGATTTTTTAggtaagtaaatattttcctctaaaaatctataaaaattatcatttgttaaattatcaagaattttAGACTTGTAATCTATcgaataaatgtataaatttatttttaagctgataatattatattatttatacatatatattgatttttttgcgtttacaaaaaaaaaaaaagcacaaTTTTAAACAGTCTGAACTTTGAGGCTCGATATATTCGAAACATTTCGACTTACGCAAAATGTCATTTCGGCCTgttttgtagagcattaaaTTTCCCATAACGACTATTTTTTGTATACTTATAAAGTATCTCGTTATCATGTTACAAAATtccgaaattaaaaaaaaaattttcccatgttatttaaatgagaaatagaaaattacGCGTCGCCAcctcaaatattaatattaagagctctcCTTTAAACAGGGCCTTTTTCTCAATGTACTCTAACGGTTTTTCAATGTTcttcgagaaaaaaaaaattttcggtttttttgagacacaaatatatatatatatatatatatatatatatatatatatatatatatatatatatatatatatatatatttatatatatatatatatactagcagACCCGGCCACGCGTTGCTGTGGCTAAAGTTATTGTTATATTACATTGTAGTATACAATTTAAGAGGAACGGTAGGAGAACATCAGTCACGGGGACCACCATGCTTTATACATAGatggtatttgtaaaaaaatatggtgACCTCCATGACAGATTTTCTACGACTATAACCCTTtagtacaataaaattatttacgaaCCAAGACGGAAATGTTGAAGTTGGTACACAAATTCACGGGATTGGGATTTAAAGGGGAAGGACGTTGAACacgattgattaaaaattttttacagtttataTTAAGCAGAAATCAAtacaaaagaattaatttttaaatttattatttacatttaattttgtaacgAATGAGCATATTACAAAGTTGTTAGTGAATAACATATGACATTGAAACTTATGAATGAGGTAGATAAGGTAGATAGTCTTAAATCTTTAacagtaatatttattattttaaattataaatactttcaatttcaatttaatttagcaCTAAtcggtacaaaatatttttggttAACCTGTCTTTAGCTCACACAAATAGATTCGACGGTTTTCCAACATGTGAACATGCAACATATAGTTGCCCATGAGAAAAACACGGATTTTCCAAATCTAAACCACAAATGGACATTGTTTGGCCTCGAGACTTATTTATTGACATGGCAAAAGCTAAACGAATTGGAAACTGTAGCCGTTTAAAAGGTATGGTAGAATCCGACGGTATCATTGGAATACGTGGCAACAGGACCACTTTTCCTTTAAACTTCCCAGTTAAAATGGTTGCTTCAAGAATGTTTCCGGTGATCTTTTTGATGATTTAACGTGTACCGTTGCATAATTGAGGTGGATTCAAATTACGTAGGAGAATAATCGGGGAACCAATCTTTAATTGAAGATTGTGGGGTGGCATTCCAGGTATATCTAgtgaattcaaaaattcagttggaaaatttacactttaattttcatcaacaaCAGTATCGATTGATTTAAAAGACATCAGATCGCCTGGTAACAACTGTTGTATCTGGAAGTTAATTTCGTCAACATCAACATTTTTGGCTGCCAAAATCACCCGATGACTCAGCCAGTTATGATTCAAGTAATTATTCTTTATATCCGGAAAAATACTCTGaatcaattcatttttatcttgaagaacagtaaaaaaattgtctggCAGTTTGATGCATTGCGTATTTGGTTGCAGTTCTATTTTACCGTTCCCAATATCTAGTAATTGCTCGGAAAATATTTGTGCTGATGGATCATTTTGCAACTGTACCCACATGTTTATGGTCAATCGAAGTGTTTCAACACTTCGTCATAAGAATGATGGCATTCAAACATGCATTAATCTCATCCGCGAAAGTTAAGCGAGGTATAACCGGTAAGGTCTGACGGAAATCACCAGACAAAAGTAAGATAGTACCACCGAAAAGTTTATCATTGCTGTTTAAATCCTGTATAGTTCTATGCAATGCTTCAAGTGAATATTTGTGCACCATTGTGCACTTATCCCAAATTATTATAGAACTATTCCGCAACACTGCAGCTATTCCACTATTCTTTTTGATGTAACACATTGCATCTGGTTTATGATGAATATCCAATGGCACCTCGAATAATGAATGTGCTGTTCGCCCACCATCCAGTAAAGTAGCCGTAATGCCTGACGATGCAACTACCAATGCGATTTTCTGTTGCGACCGTATTTTGGCAAGAATCAGCGATATTAAAAATGTCTTACCGGTTCCACCTGGTGCgtccaagaaaaaaataccGCCTTGTTCAGCAGCAACAGCCAGCATAATccgatcataaataattttttgttctgcTGTTAGTAATGGCTCACTGTTCGTGATAATCGTGGCTAAATTTCCATGGTCATATTGTTGTTCTCGTTGTAAATCGGTATTGACTAAGACAGAAGCTGGGCGATTAGGTGATGGCATACCATAATGATTAAGtggtaaatttgaaattagaaCACAATGCTTCATTATACATCTCTGGCGTATAATCTATGTTTTGGCATTGATCTGTTTGTCTAATTCGGTGCAATATGTCTTCTGTcatgcaatttttatattttttccacaaAGTTTGTGCTTGCGATGGATAACACGTCGTCAAAATAATTGCAAACAGCTGACGAATGTTATTGGGCATTGATGTCAACGCAGCATCAGCAAGCGCTAAGTCCCAATGGTTATCGTCTTCTAGCAATTGCAGTTCACGACATGCATCTTGGTTTGTATTGAATACTCGACCATTAACTGTTCGCAGAAATTCAAAAGACGTTGGTCCAGGCACATTCACCAATAACAAACGTAAATAGAAGCACTCACGTTGCTTTGGATGTACTGTGTAAAGTCGCCCCAATGTCTTAGCTTTGAATATTCCCATTTTTTACTGGATTTGCTCTATGTGAAATAACGCGGAACATCACCATATAGCAATGTCTTTGCGAATCGGCCAAAAATATCAAATCTTTGAcacaatgtaaaaaatttagttagtGTCGTTTTTGGGGCCTCGAACGCTCTTTGGAGAAGATCCTCTTCAGTGAAGTATACACGTTGACCGTTTCCAAGATGTATTGCTAGATGCTGGACAGAAGGATCTCTTTCGTGTATGGGAAAGCTGAGAATATGCCAAATAGCTTCGTTGCTGCTAATGTATCTACCCATTTGGTATCGTGCTATTtcgtcatttttatttatgttttgtCCTTCAAATATGGCCAAATCACTGCCTTTGTTTACATATTTACAAATGTacttaattgattttacaGAACTGCAAAGCTCAACGTTGATATGAGCTTTATAAGTTCTTGAAAGTAATGGTGAATATGGTACCACCCACTGATTATCAAATTCTGCTTGATTTGGATAATTCGACAGTCGCATTGTAAATGTGTGGCCACCATTCTTAGTATTTCTGCGGGGATATATAGGATAACCATCAATATCCATGATAGTGTCATTCGTATGCGGCTttgggaaatttttcttacattttCTATTTTCCATGCATGGTGACGTGATGTTAAAAGCACTGCATGGCCCATGGATCATGTGTTTAGTGACAACATCAAATAATTCTGGATCAATCAATGGGTCTGGAATTTCAGCTGAAATTATTTGATCAATTTCTTCTGGACGGATTTTATCTTCAATCCAAATCAAAATGTGGACATGAGGCAAACCTCGCGTTTGCCACTCATTCGTATACAGCCAACAACGTGTGATACcgaaaattgaatatttaacaataaaatcaatcaaggatttcaatttttgtttaaacacGCGTGCAGTTATATCATGACGATGAATTGCTTGTTGtcctgataataataaagtttgtaTCTCTTCCCAATTCGGATTACATGTAAATGTAATAAACAAATCCGGTCGGCCGTAATGACGTACGTAAGGCATCGCGTCTTGCATGTATTCCTGCATGTTCCGTGGACTGCCGATGTAGCTTGAAGGTAAAATGAAAGCATTACCGATGTCATTAGGATTTAAATTTCCGTCGAAGTTTCCAGCAACAGCATCTCGTAAGTGAATATATTCTTCCGATCGTAATTTAGCCTGGTTGAATCGAATGAATCGCAAGCGTTCGCTTTCAACCTTAGCATACATATCAACAATGTATTGATGGAATAGCTGACGATATCGAAGGATATAATTGTCCTGATTTAGTCTAATCATTATTCGGTGTGCGTAGTAGTCCATTGAGCtcacttttttatttccataatcacctaaaaaaataaaaaataaaatacaatacgAAATTAACATTTATACATACAGAAATTTATACATACGCCTAGAAAATGGAAACAGAAGTACTACAGTTTATATCGTAGTATGGAGTTTAAAGGGAGGAGGTAGCATAGTATTGACAACTACTGAGAGTTAAGCGTATACTGAGAGAAAGTAATTGGAGAATGACccggtagcttaactggtaaaAGCATCCTGACATGTAATcggggagatccaggttcgattcctggcttggttaattttttatggatttttttcaaaaagttgccCTTTATTCTCAGTAGCTTTCCATCGTTAATACTTAACATATAGTCGAACAGATACTAGCATTCACCAGCTAACTAGTGTTCAAGTTCGATGGTTACCCATCGACCTAACTATCCGAAGACGAATTGTCTCAAATCGTTAGTGaagatggaaatttccatccacttgaaattagatttatactagCATAAAAAATGACCGAATAGGTGATAACGGGTTAGAAGGATTTATACATAcagtaagaaaataaataggtaattgtcaaatttaccgGTATTAGGATCACACTGTTTGATGTTAAAGTGATATTCATCCTGTCCTTGCCAAAATATCAATGGATATTGTAGTGCATCATATGAACGGTGTAGATCCGAAATCGTACTGATAGTGTTGTCACGCcgtgtaatttttatagatattttgtCAACTGGATGACTAACCATGATAACAGCAACCTCATCAACAGTTGAAGCGTTGAATCTACCAGCATGTATACCTAATGGTACTTTATCGGCTTTTATGACGATTTGATAGTTGTCATTTTGCAATCGTGGCGAAACTCTTTTGATTAATTGAAGTAGTTGATTCTGatcttctaaaaaattttccagtaATATCACAATTGCTCTTTCCTCTGCTTGTTCAATGAAATTATACTGGCACCGAGTAGTTACGCGCTCTTCACAATTgcccataaaataaatttgaagaaatttcGGATTATCATCAGGCATTGGCATCAATGATCCAATTTTGTGGTACACCTGGCCTTGTATTTTGAATGTAGTTTCAAAATTACGTCCATCGGATGCAAGATCGCAAATTTTAGTTGCCCCAAATGACGTCATTTGGAAGCAAGAATTAAATTTGCGTATCTtacgcaaaaataattttgaatcatcTGAATTCCCAGCAAGAAGGGATAATAAAGGTTCTGGCGGAGCGGGTAGAGGTGACAGCACGACTTTTCCTGCTGCGCAGCACATACCGGCAGCTTCATTTCGAAATTTCAACGCCTGACAATATTGACATACTTTATCCATTCCACCGATAGCA encodes:
- the LOC123270124 gene encoding uncharacterized protein LOC123270124, with the translated sequence MGIFKAKTLGRLYTVHPKQRECFYLRLLLVNVPGPTSFEFLRTVNGRVFNTNQDACRELQLLEDDNHWDLALADAALTSMPNNIRQLFAIILTTCYPSQAQTLWKKYKNCMTEDILHRIRQTDQCQNIDYTPEMYNEALCSNFKFTT
- the LOC123270125 gene encoding uncharacterized protein LOC123270125, producing MPPKKSNLNNVSSREARRKRVERAHQLPEQVDTRNTVQRIRTAEGCAQKSQEQCSERLQQNITRTRAARERNIATVRAQERQRQRISRSLIRTSFVRLAFEYAPDINYSAHSKIAIGGMDKVCQYCQALKFRNEAAGMCCAAGKVVLSPLPAPPEPLLSLLAGNSDDSKLFLRKIRKFNSCFQMTSFGATKICDLASDGRNFETTFKIQGQVYHKIGSLMPMPDDNPKFLQIYFMGNCEERVTTRCQYNFIEQAEERAIVILLENFLEDQNQLLQLIKRVSPRLQNDNYQIVIKADKVPLGIHAGRFNASTVDEVAVIMVSHPVDKISIKITRRDNTISTISDLHRSYDALQYPLIFWQGQDEYHFNIKQCDPNTGDYGNKKVSSMDYYAHRIMIRLNQDNYILRYRQLFHQYIVDMYAKVESERLRFIRFNQAKLRSEEYIHLRDAVAGNFDGNLNPNDIGNAFILPSSYIGSPRNMQEYMQDAMPYVRHYGRPDLFITFTYKIRPEEIDQIISAEIPDPLIDPELFDVVTKHMIHGPCSAFNITSPCMENRKCKKNFPKPHTNDTIMDIDGYPIYPRRNTKNGGHTFTMRLSNYPNQAEFDNQWVVPYSPLLSRTYKAHINVELCSSVKSIKYICKYVNKGSDLAIFEGQNINKNDEIARYQMGRYISSNEAIWHILSFPIHERDPSVQHLAIHLGNGQRVYFTEEDLLQRAFEAPKTTLTKFFTLCQRFDIFGRFAKTLLYGDVPRYFT
- the LOC123270123 gene encoding ATP-dependent DNA helicase RRM3-like, encoding MPSPNRPASVLVNTDLQREQQYDHGNLATIITNSEPLLTAEQKIIYDRIMLAVAAEQGGIFFLDAPGGTGKTFLISLILAKIRSQQKIALVVASSGITATLLDGGRTAHSLFEVPLDIHHKPDAMCYIKKNSGIAAVLRNSSIIIWDKCTMVHKYSLEALHRTIQDLNSNDKLFGGTILLLSGDFRQTLPVIPRLTFADEINACLNAIILMTKC